A section of the Deltaproteobacteria bacterium GWA2_45_12 genome encodes:
- a CDS encoding orotidine 5'-phosphate decarboxylase, protein MKHNPIIIALDTSSSLKALNLVHKLKVTGVAFKVGYELFLSGGRRLVEKIVNQDVRVFLDLKFHDIPNTVAEAASVATRMGVWMFNIHASGGIEMMARAKEASLKVAAQNKIHAPLLMGVTVLTSLSNLKDINVSLSIEEQVLSLASKAQEASLDGVVCSAMEAPLLKKKMGEKFCLVTPGIRLPGEATHDQKRVVSPQEALKNGSHYLVMGRPITESSRPMKTLGTLLHSLNLRQ, encoded by the coding sequence GTGAAACACAACCCCATCATCATTGCGCTTGACACTTCTTCTTCACTGAAGGCGCTTAATTTGGTTCATAAACTTAAAGTGACGGGAGTTGCTTTTAAAGTGGGTTACGAACTTTTTTTGAGCGGAGGCCGCCGCTTGGTTGAAAAAATTGTCAATCAGGATGTCCGTGTTTTTCTCGACTTAAAATTTCATGATATTCCTAATACTGTAGCAGAGGCTGCTAGTGTGGCTACCCGCATGGGTGTGTGGATGTTTAATATCCATGCCAGTGGGGGGATTGAAATGATGGCCAGAGCCAAAGAAGCTTCTTTGAAGGTGGCGGCTCAAAATAAAATACATGCCCCGCTTTTGATGGGAGTGACCGTGCTGACTAGTTTATCCAACCTTAAAGATATAAATGTTTCTCTTTCTATAGAAGAGCAGGTGTTAAGCCTGGCTTCAAAGGCCCAAGAGGCCAGTTTAGACGGGGTTGTTTGTTCCGCCATGGAAGCTCCCTTATTAAAGAAGAAAATGGGTGAAAAATTTTGTTTGGTGACTCCGGGTATTCGTCTCCCAGGGGAAGCCACCCATGATCAAAAACGCGTTGTTTCTCCCCAAGAAGCTCTTAAAAATGGAAGTCATTATTTGGTGATGGGCCGCCCCATTACGGAAAGTTCCCGCCCCATGAAAACTTTGGGGACCCTTCTTCATTCCCTCAATTTGAGGCAATAG